A section of the Metabacillus endolithicus genome encodes:
- the rpsI gene encoding 30S ribosomal protein S9, with product MAQVQYYGTGRRKSSVARVRLVPGEGRIVVNNRDIKEYIPSAALIEDIKQPLHLTETAGNYDVLVNVSGGGYAGQAGAIRHGISRALLEADPEYRASLKRAGLLTRDARMKERKKYGLKGARRAPQFSKR from the coding sequence TTGGCACAGGTTCAATATTACGGTACTGGTCGTCGTAAAAGCTCAGTTGCTCGTGTACGTCTAGTTCCAGGCGAAGGCCGTATCGTTGTAAACAATCGTGATATTAAAGAATATATCCCATCAGCTGCACTTATCGAAGATATTAAACAACCATTACACTTAACTGAAACTGCAGGTAACTATGATGTTCTTGTTAATGTTTCAGGTGGTGGATATGCTGGTCAAGCAGGCGCTATCCGTCATGGTATCTCTCGTGCTTTATTAGAAGCAGATCCAGAATACCGTGCATCACTTAAACGCGCTGGTTTATTAACTCGTGACGCTCGTATGAAAGAACGTAAAAAATACGGTCTTAAAGGCGCTCGTCGTGCACCTCAGTTCTCAAAACGTTAA
- a CDS encoding DUF2521 family protein, whose amino-acid sequence MNEIISLKQKRHQKELKYERKMLRELSLTEIKGKIDDCFGSFNSNFKKSVVEDGCIDFAIEAFLLGAKYSKFGYYGESMQSAHKRCQLEEKRLIDDLFDYFITWGKVKEGDLSFEEIHLACEYYIHIWWKEGYLKGEKRYKLRLH is encoded by the coding sequence ATGAATGAAATTATTTCTTTAAAGCAGAAGAGACATCAGAAAGAATTAAAATATGAAAGAAAGATGTTAAGAGAACTTTCTTTAACAGAGATTAAAGGAAAAATTGATGATTGTTTTGGAAGCTTTAATAGTAATTTTAAAAAATCAGTGGTTGAAGATGGATGTATCGATTTTGCTATTGAGGCATTTTTACTTGGTGCAAAGTATAGTAAGTTTGGCTATTACGGTGAATCTATGCAATCAGCCCATAAAAGATGTCAATTAGAAGAGAAAAGGTTAATCGATGATTTATTTGACTACTTTATTACATGGGGCAAAGTAAAAGAAGGAGATTTATCCTTTGAAGAAATTCACTTAGCCTGTGAATATTATATTCATATTTGGTGGAAAGAAGGATATTTAAAAGGTGAAAAAAGATACAAATTAAGACTTCATTAG
- the cwlD gene encoding N-acetylmuramoyl-L-alanine amidase CwlD — translation MNKKIKWLSFIGGFVLLLILFQWQFSDNKSFESWNLPLTGKVIYIDPGHGGPDGGAVGSDTLEKDISLSISLIIRDYLQEQGALVLLTREEDVDLADEDTSGYSRRKAEDLKKRVKIINESEADLFLSIHLNAIPSAKWSGAQTFYSGRYIENENIAKYIQDELRRNLENTERVAKPIDGVYLLKNLEKPGALVEVGFLSNPQEEKLLQTKSYQDKVAASIYNGVLRYFSNEKNPPE, via the coding sequence ATGAATAAAAAAATAAAATGGTTAAGCTTTATTGGGGGCTTTGTTTTATTACTTATACTATTTCAGTGGCAATTTTCGGATAACAAATCGTTTGAATCATGGAATTTACCGCTCACTGGTAAGGTGATTTATATTGACCCAGGTCATGGAGGACCAGATGGGGGTGCAGTTGGAAGTGATACCTTAGAAAAGGATATATCTTTAAGTATTTCGTTAATTATAAGAGATTACCTCCAAGAACAAGGTGCACTTGTATTGCTTACGAGAGAAGAAGATGTAGATTTAGCAGATGAAGATACCTCAGGATATAGTCGGAGAAAAGCCGAGGATCTAAAAAAACGGGTAAAGATAATTAATGAATCTGAAGCAGATTTATTTTTAAGTATTCATCTAAATGCAATTCCTTCAGCAAAGTGGAGTGGTGCTCAAACTTTTTATAGTGGAAGATATATTGAAAACGAAAATATTGCAAAGTATATACAAGATGAATTAAGAAGAAATCTTGAAAATACAGAGCGAGTTGCCAAGCCGATTGATGGAGTTTATCTTCTTAAAAATCTTGAAAAGCCAGGTGCTCTAGTTGAAGTAGGGTTTTTATCCAATCCGCAAGAAGAAAAACTACTTCAGACCAAGAGTTATCAAGATAAAGTTGCTGCCTCTATCTATAATGGAGTTTTAAGGTATTTTTCAAATGAGAAAAATCCTCCAGAATAA
- a CDS encoding Mrp/NBP35 family ATP-binding protein: MLREEAIKTAIGKLEDPFLHISLEELNAIEEINIKQEKQHVSLKIGISKLNTAEQLQLQQRVVAIVKELGAESVGLRFHELSQETIAAYQDPNGNQSDSLLSPGNKTTFLAIASGKGGVGKSTVSVNLAVSLARLGKKVGLIDADIYGFSVPDMMGITKRPAVKGEKIIPVERFGVKVISMGFFVEDNAPVIWRGPMLGKMLNNFFNEVEWGDLDYLLLDLPPGTGDVALDVHSMLPSCKEIIVSTPHPTAAFVAARAGAMALQTDHEVIGVVENMAYFESAKTGEKEYVFGRGGGEKLAEELRVPLLGKIPLQQPDWNDEDFAPSVYAADHPIGVIYDSIGQQLTKLIPVKA, from the coding sequence ATGCTAAGAGAAGAAGCAATAAAAACAGCAATAGGAAAACTAGAAGATCCCTTCTTACATATATCATTAGAAGAATTAAATGCTATTGAGGAAATAAACATAAAGCAGGAAAAACAACATGTTAGTCTGAAAATAGGCATTTCAAAACTAAACACAGCAGAGCAACTTCAATTACAACAAAGGGTTGTTGCGATAGTAAAAGAGCTAGGAGCAGAATCAGTTGGACTTCGTTTTCACGAACTTTCTCAAGAAACAATTGCTGCCTACCAAGATCCTAATGGAAATCAGTCAGATTCTTTATTATCCCCTGGAAATAAAACAACATTTCTTGCAATTGCCAGCGGTAAAGGTGGAGTAGGAAAATCAACAGTGTCGGTTAATCTTGCTGTATCCCTTGCACGTCTAGGGAAAAAGGTAGGATTAATAGATGCAGATATATACGGATTTAGTGTACCTGATATGATGGGAATAACAAAGAGGCCTGCTGTTAAAGGTGAGAAGATCATTCCGGTTGAGAGATTTGGAGTAAAGGTTATCTCAATGGGATTTTTTGTGGAAGATAATGCACCTGTTATTTGGAGAGGTCCAATGCTTGGGAAAATGTTAAATAACTTCTTTAATGAAGTTGAATGGGGAGATTTAGATTATCTCTTATTAGACTTGCCTCCAGGAACAGGTGATGTTGCATTAGATGTTCACTCAATGCTTCCTTCTTGTAAAGAAATCATTGTTTCAACGCCTCATCCTACTGCGGCATTTGTAGCGGCTAGAGCAGGGGCTATGGCATTACAAACTGATCATGAAGTAATTGGTGTTGTAGAAAATATGGCTTATTTTGAAAGTGCCAAAACAGGCGAGAAAGAATATGTATTTGGCCGTGGCGGCGGTGAAAAATTAGCTGAAGAGTTAAGAGTGCCGTTACTAGGGAAAATTCCTTTACAACAACCAGACTGGAATGACGAAGATTTTGCACCATCTGTGTATGCTGCAGACCATCCAATAGGAGTAATATATGATTCAATAGGACAACAACTAACAAAGTTAATTCCAGTTAAAGCATAA
- the gerD gene encoding spore germination lipoprotein GerD, producing MKRYSLLMTLAVFIFMSGCAPREESGTQMDYEETKKMVVDILKTDDGKKALQEVMKDEEMKQVLIMDQSVVKETIKTTLTSEEGTKFWQKVFEDPKFVESFATSIKDEHEKVIKELMKDPDYQKLLIDVFKDPEMEKNFLTAVKSQEFRKHLQEVITETLSKALYKAQIQETLLKAAEEAGQQSGGGQEAEQGGGGEQSGGSGEEGGGGGS from the coding sequence ATGAAGAGATACTCGCTCCTCATGACTTTAGCTGTTTTTATCTTTATGTCTGGGTGTGCTCCAAGAGAAGAATCAGGCACACAGATGGACTATGAGGAAACTAAAAAGATGGTTGTTGATATATTAAAAACAGACGATGGTAAAAAGGCGTTACAGGAAGTCATGAAAGATGAAGAAATGAAACAGGTCTTAATCATGGACCAAAGTGTTGTGAAAGAAACAATCAAAACAACTTTAACCTCTGAGGAAGGAACAAAATTTTGGCAAAAAGTATTTGAAGACCCAAAATTTGTTGAAAGCTTTGCAACCAGTATTAAAGATGAACATGAGAAGGTTATTAAAGAGCTAATGAAAGATCCTGACTATCAGAAACTGCTTATCGATGTATTTAAAGATCCAGAGATGGAAAAGAACTTCCTTACCGCTGTAAAAAGTCAAGAATTTAGAAAACATCTTCAAGAAGTAATTACAGAAACCCTTTCTAAAGCACTATATAAGGCACAAATTCAGGAAACTCTGTTAAAGGCAGCAGAGGAAGCTGGCCAACAAAGTGGTGGTGGTCAAGAAGCTGAGCAAGGTGGCGGCGGCGAACAAAGTGGTGGAAGTGGAGAAGAAGGTGGCGGTGGAGGTAGTTAA
- a CDS encoding KinB-signaling pathway activation protein — translation MKSRNWVRLFLSTLLVGGVATSIIGFLLKWEEYKELFITFDVLEILSVLFWLFGVGLIFSVISQMGFFAYLTIHRFGLGIFRSTSLWNIAQILLIIFVLFDLVYFRYQLFSKENEALTSYLLIAGYVFIVGLIVAFMKRKDTNKEAFVPALFFMIVVTVIEWFPALRVNEEDWLLLMLIPIQICNAYQLLMLPKFLQQKRS, via the coding sequence GTGAAAAGTAGAAATTGGGTTCGATTATTTTTAAGTACTTTGCTAGTTGGTGGAGTAGCTACAAGCATTATTGGGTTTCTCCTGAAATGGGAAGAATATAAAGAATTATTTATTACTTTTGATGTACTTGAGATTCTATCTGTTTTATTCTGGTTATTCGGAGTAGGTTTAATTTTTAGCGTGATATCGCAAATGGGTTTTTTCGCTTATTTAACCATACATAGGTTCGGCTTAGGGATATTTAGATCAACTTCTTTATGGAATATTGCTCAGATCCTTTTAATTATTTTTGTTTTATTTGACCTAGTTTACTTCCGATATCAGTTATTCAGTAAAGAGAATGAAGCGTTAACATCTTATCTCTTAATAGCAGGTTATGTCTTTATTGTTGGACTTATAGTTGCTTTCATGAAAAGAAAAGATACGAATAAAGAGGCATTTGTACCAGCTTTATTCTTTATGATTGTCGTAACTGTTATTGAATGGTTTCCAGCATTACGCGTTAACGAAGAGGACTGGCTATTACTCATGCTTATTCCTATTCAAATCTGTAATGCCTACCAGTTATTAATGCTTCCTAAATTTCTTCAGCAAAAAAGGAGCTAA
- the pdaB gene encoding polysaccharide deacetylase family sporulation protein PdaB — translation MNQFHVFHIKKIKQLALIMLAAFFTAGILYVENVLNYPVFSTSDGPKAIYRGETKNNEIALTFDISWGDVKAESILDTLKKQNIKNSTFFLSASWAERHPDVVKRIKEDGHQIGSMGYNYKDYRDLETNEVRKDLSMAQEVFTKLGVKDIKLLRPPSGGFNKDVLKIASQQGYTVVHYSVDSDDWTNPGVEAIVQNTTSSIKGGDIVLLHASDSAKQTNEALPTIIKELRSKGLKNVTVDELIANAQTKSSEVK, via the coding sequence ATGAATCAATTTCACGTATTTCATATTAAGAAAATTAAACAATTGGCCTTAATTATGTTAGCTGCATTTTTCACTGCCGGAATTCTATATGTTGAGAATGTATTAAACTATCCTGTTTTCTCAACATCAGATGGCCCAAAAGCGATTTATCGAGGAGAAACGAAAAATAACGAAATTGCTTTAACCTTTGATATAAGCTGGGGAGATGTTAAAGCCGAAAGTATTCTTGATACATTAAAAAAGCAGAACATAAAAAATAGCACATTCTTTTTGTCTGCTTCATGGGCTGAAAGACATCCTGATGTTGTAAAACGGATTAAAGAAGATGGGCACCAGATTGGAAGCATGGGATATAACTACAAAGATTATCGAGATTTGGAGACAAATGAAGTACGAAAAGACCTATCCATGGCTCAAGAGGTATTTACTAAACTTGGTGTAAAGGATATTAAATTGCTCCGCCCACCAAGCGGAGGCTTTAATAAAGATGTTCTTAAAATTGCTTCACAGCAAGGGTATACAGTAGTGCATTATAGTGTTGATTCAGATGATTGGACCAACCCTGGTGTTGAAGCAATTGTACAGAATACCACTTCTTCTATTAAAGGTGGAGATATTGTTCTATTGCATGCATCTGATTCAGCTAAACAAACAAATGAGGCTCTTCCCACAATTATTAAGGAGTTAAGAAGTAAAGGATTAAAAAATGTTACAGTCGATGAATTAATCGCCAATGCTCAAACAAAGTCTTCTGAAGTTAAATAG
- the sigW gene encoding RNA polymerase sigma factor SigW, with product METIVKKRIKQVKKGDQNAFAEIVDLYKDKIYQLCYRMLGNAHEAEDIAQEAFIRAYVNIHTYDMNKKFSTWLYRIATNLSIDRIRKKKPDYYLDAEVSGTDGLNMYSQVAADVTLPEEELETLELQETIQKEILKLPDKYRTVIVLKYIDELSLIEISEILNIPVGTVKTRIHRGREALRKQLRHL from the coding sequence ATGGAGACAATAGTAAAAAAACGAATAAAACAGGTGAAAAAAGGTGATCAAAATGCTTTTGCTGAGATTGTCGATTTGTACAAGGATAAAATCTATCAACTTTGTTACAGGATGCTAGGAAATGCGCATGAAGCAGAAGATATTGCCCAGGAAGCCTTTATAAGAGCATATGTAAATATTCACACATATGATATGAATAAAAAGTTTTCTACATGGTTATACCGTATTGCAACGAATCTTTCTATAGACCGTATTCGTAAAAAAAAGCCAGATTATTATCTGGATGCTGAGGTTTCCGGAACAGATGGTTTAAATATGTATTCACAGGTAGCTGCCGATGTAACACTACCTGAAGAGGAACTTGAAACATTGGAATTGCAAGAGACCATTCAAAAGGAAATATTAAAGCTTCCGGATAAGTATAGAACTGTAATTGTCTTAAAGTATATAGATGAGCTTTCTCTTATAGAAATAAGCGAAATCCTGAATATACCTGTTGGAACCGTTAAAACTCGTATACATCGAGGTAGAGAGGCTTTAAGAAAACAATTAAGGCACTTATGA
- a CDS encoding anti-sigma factor family protein: MSCSSEYVQLLHKYLDLELTSSEEKMVKDHLHTCESCYQHFHELEKAVALVKSTSHIEAPLNFTEAVMNNLPREKRTVSWNRWLKSHPLLTAASLFIVLMTGSLLSAWNEDQHFSVSRQSNLVVENSKVIVPKNEVVKGDVIVKNGTLTIEGTVDGDVTVINGEQYMASAGQVTGEIEEVDEMFEWLWYHMKSVSKEVVEVFN, encoded by the coding sequence ATGAGCTGTTCTTCAGAATATGTTCAACTATTGCATAAATATTTGGATCTTGAATTAACATCAAGTGAGGAAAAAATGGTTAAGGACCATCTTCATACATGTGAGTCTTGTTATCAACATTTTCATGAACTTGAAAAGGCTGTTGCTCTAGTCAAAAGCACATCACATATTGAAGCTCCTCTTAATTTTACTGAAGCTGTTATGAATAATCTTCCACGAGAAAAAAGAACTGTTTCATGGAATCGTTGGTTAAAAAGTCACCCACTATTAACAGCAGCTTCTCTTTTTATTGTTTTGATGACAGGGAGCTTGCTTTCTGCTTGGAATGAAGATCAACATTTTAGTGTATCGAGACAAAGTAATTTAGTTGTTGAAAATAGTAAAGTGATCGTTCCTAAAAATGAAGTTGTTAAAGGTGATGTAATTGTTAAAAATGGAACATTAACGATTGAGGGTACAGTTGACGGAGATGTGACAGTTATAAATGGAGAGCAATACATGGCTTCGGCTGGTCAAGTGACTGGAGAAATTGAGGAAGTTGATGAAATGTTTGAATGGTTATGGTATCACATGAAATCTGTTTCTAAAGAAGTCGTAGAGGTTTTTAACTAG
- the cdaA gene encoding diadenylate cyclase CdaA gives MGYEDLPILQYLRIAVDILLVWYVIYKLIMVARGTKAVQLLKGITVIIVVRMLSHYFGLSTLQWLMDQAITWGFLAIIIIFQPELRRALEQLGRGRLFSRSGQPGEDDPEIIVESIVKATDYMAKRRIGALMSIEKETGMSDYIETGIALNSRISSELLINLFIPNTPLHDGAVIIQKNQVAAAACYLPLSESPFISKELGTRHRAALGISEVTDSLTIIVSEETGSVSAARNSELHRNLNQDELREILQKELHSTTKTVSSNRWHWRGKKDG, from the coding sequence ATGGGTTATGAGGATTTACCAATATTGCAATACCTCCGTATAGCTGTTGACATTCTCCTTGTATGGTACGTTATCTATAAATTAATAATGGTAGCAAGGGGAACTAAGGCTGTACAGTTGTTAAAAGGAATTACCGTGATTATTGTTGTTCGAATGCTTAGTCATTATTTTGGGCTAAGTACTTTGCAATGGTTAATGGACCAGGCAATAACATGGGGATTTCTAGCTATCATCATAATATTTCAACCAGAGCTTCGTAGAGCCTTGGAACAATTAGGAAGAGGTCGCTTATTTTCTAGAAGTGGTCAGCCGGGTGAAGATGACCCTGAAATAATAGTCGAGTCTATTGTGAAGGCAACAGACTATATGGCAAAACGTCGCATTGGGGCACTTATGTCAATAGAAAAAGAAACTGGGATGAGTGATTACATAGAAACAGGAATTGCCTTAAATTCAAGAATCTCATCTGAGTTATTAATTAATCTCTTTATCCCTAATACACCTCTTCATGATGGTGCTGTTATTATTCAAAAAAATCAAGTAGCTGCGGCAGCATGTTACCTGCCTTTATCAGAAAGTCCATTCATATCCAAGGAATTGGGTACACGACATCGTGCAGCACTTGGAATCAGTGAGGTTACTGATAGTCTTACAATTATAGTTTCAGAAGAAACAGGAAGCGTTTCTGCTGCTAGAAACAGTGAGCTGCATCGAAATTTAAATCAAGATGAATTAAGAGAGATTTTACAAAAAGAATTACATTCTACAACAAAAACCGTTTCCTCAAACCGTTGGCATTGGAGGGGGAAAAAAGATGGATAG
- a CDS encoding CdaR family protein, giving the protein MDRLMNNHWVMRIIALFLAIMLYASVNIESGSQGGTQSTNPFSSSPSLDKATVTDVPVVTYFDQENLVVTGVPETVNVTLEGPTVALTKARTVKDFEIYADLNNLSIGTHRVQLKVKNLSEDLEASINPSTITVSIEEKVTKDFPVEVDFTNEDKLEEGYTPDQPIVNPNSIRVTASKEVIDRIETVQATVNLETAKETINQESRITIYDSDGNILPVEVEPSVVDVTVPIKSPSKTLPFKISREGELEKGLSILSIEPNPKEITVYGPLDVLEKYEFLDGIKVDLSEIQKDTSIEVDVPVPEGITKVSPEKIKIEIDVEEQQEKVFSSKKIQEVGFLKERSSTILILIQERWILPFTVLRV; this is encoded by the coding sequence ATGGATAGGTTGATGAATAACCATTGGGTAATGAGGATAATTGCCTTGTTCCTCGCAATCATGCTGTATGCATCTGTTAATATAGAATCTGGATCTCAAGGAGGAACCCAATCAACAAATCCTTTTAGTTCTTCTCCCTCACTGGATAAGGCAACTGTCACGGATGTGCCAGTCGTTACATACTTTGATCAAGAAAATCTTGTTGTTACAGGGGTACCAGAAACAGTTAATGTAACATTAGAGGGTCCAACGGTTGCATTGACAAAAGCAAGGACAGTTAAAGATTTTGAGATATATGCTGATTTAAATAATTTATCAATAGGTACTCATCGTGTTCAACTTAAAGTTAAAAACTTATCCGAGGATTTAGAGGCGAGTATTAATCCTTCTACTATCACAGTTTCAATTGAAGAGAAGGTTACAAAGGATTTCCCAGTTGAGGTTGATTTTACTAATGAGGATAAATTAGAGGAAGGTTACACACCTGATCAGCCAATTGTAAATCCAAACAGTATTCGCGTTACAGCATCAAAAGAGGTTATTGACCGTATCGAAACGGTTCAGGCAACAGTGAATTTAGAAACTGCCAAGGAAACGATTAACCAGGAATCTAGAATTACGATTTATGACAGCGATGGCAACATTCTTCCAGTGGAAGTAGAACCGTCTGTTGTAGATGTTACAGTACCAATTAAAAGCCCAAGTAAAACTCTCCCTTTTAAGATAAGCAGGGAAGGTGAGCTTGAAAAGGGTTTAAGTATCTTAAGTATAGAGCCTAATCCGAAAGAAATTACTGTATACGGACCACTTGATGTTCTTGAAAAATATGAATTTCTAGATGGTATAAAAGTTGACCTTTCAGAGATCCAAAAGGATACATCTATAGAAGTTGATGTCCCGGTACCGGAAGGCATCACGAAAGTTAGTCCAGAAAAAATTAAGATCGAAATAGATGTGGAAGAGCAACAAGAAAAGGTGTTTTCCAGTAAAAAAATACAGGAAGTAGGCTTTCTGAAGGAAAGGTCTTCGACTATATTGATCCTGATTCAGGAGCGATGGATCTTACCGTTTACGGTGCTACGAGTGTGA
- a CDS encoding CdaR family protein codes for MDLTVYGATSVINEIKSDDIELYINLSDLADGEHEVEVQVNGPQNLTWSLQKEKVKVRISSAS; via the coding sequence ATGGATCTTACCGTTTACGGTGCTACGAGTGTGATTAATGAAATAAAATCAGATGATATTGAATTATATATAAACCTGTCAGATTTAGCGGATGGTGAACATGAGGTGGAAGTTCAAGTTAATGGTCCTCAAAATCTTACTTGGTCATTGCAAAAAGAAAAGGTAAAAGTGAGAATTTCTTCAGCCTCTTAA
- the glmM gene encoding phosphoglucosamine mutase — MGKYFGTDGVRGVANSELTPELAFKIGRFGGYVLTKDKERPKVIIGRDTRISGHMLEGALVAGLLSIGAEVMRLGVISTPGVAFLTKALGAEAGVMISASHNPVEDNGIKYFGPDGFKLSDEQELEIERLMDEEEDTLPRPVGKNLGQVNDYFEGGQKYLQFLKQTVDEDFTGIHVALDCAHGATSSLATHLFADLDADVSTMGTSPNGLNINDGVGSTHPEALAAFLKEKNADIGLAFDGDGDRLIAVDENGDIVDGDQIMYICAKFLNSEGRLKKNTVVSTVMSNLGFYKGLEEHAINSIPTAVGDRYVVEEMKRNDYNLGGEQSGHIIFLDYNTTGDGLLTGLQLVNIMKLTGKKLSELANEMTKYPQLLINVKVTDKYRVTENEKVSEIISAVEEEMNGNGRILVRPSGTEPLVRVMAEAPTEEQCRDYVNRIVAVVKEEMGME; from the coding sequence ATGGGAAAGTATTTTGGTACAGATGGAGTACGAGGAGTTGCAAATAGTGAATTAACACCTGAATTAGCCTTTAAAATTGGTCGATTTGGTGGATATGTTCTAACAAAGGATAAAGAAAGACCAAAGGTTATTATCGGCAGAGATACTCGTATCTCAGGTCATATGTTAGAAGGGGCTCTTGTAGCAGGACTACTGTCAATAGGAGCCGAGGTGATGCGTTTAGGTGTTATCTCAACACCAGGTGTAGCTTTCTTAACAAAGGCTCTTGGTGCTGAAGCAGGGGTTATGATTTCAGCATCACATAATCCTGTAGAAGACAACGGAATTAAATACTTCGGTCCAGACGGTTTTAAACTTTCTGATGAACAAGAGCTTGAGATTGAAAGACTAATGGATGAAGAAGAAGATACATTACCGAGACCTGTTGGTAAGAATTTAGGACAAGTAAATGATTATTTTGAAGGTGGACAAAAATATTTACAATTCCTAAAACAAACAGTTGACGAAGACTTTACTGGTATACATGTAGCATTAGATTGTGCACATGGAGCTACATCATCTCTTGCTACACATTTATTTGCAGATCTTGATGCAGATGTTTCTACAATGGGAACATCACCTAATGGGCTTAACATTAATGACGGAGTAGGATCGACACATCCAGAAGCTTTAGCAGCTTTCTTAAAGGAGAAGAATGCTGATATTGGTTTAGCATTTGATGGAGATGGTGATCGCCTCATTGCTGTTGATGAGAACGGTGATATTGTTGATGGTGATCAGATTATGTACATTTGTGCAAAATTCTTAAATAGTGAAGGCCGATTAAAAAAGAACACGGTTGTTTCAACAGTTATGAGTAACTTAGGTTTTTACAAAGGGTTAGAAGAGCACGCTATTAATAGCATTCCGACCGCTGTTGGAGACCGTTATGTTGTAGAAGAAATGAAAAGAAATGATTATAACCTGGGTGGAGAGCAATCAGGACATATTATCTTCCTTGACTATAACACAACGGGTGACGGACTTCTTACGGGATTACAATTAGTTAATATTATGAAGTTAACAGGTAAAAAATTATCTGAACTTGCAAATGAAATGACAAAGTACCCACAGTTGTTGATAAATGTAAAAGTAACGGATAAATATAGAGTAACTGAAAATGAAAAGGTAAGTGAAATCATTTCTGCTGTTGAAGAAGAAATGAACGGAAACGGCCGTATATTAGTACGTCCTTCTGGAACAGAACCACTTGTCCGTGTTATGGCTGAAGCTCCAACAGAAGAGCAATGTCGTGACTATGTTAATCGAATTGTTGCTGTAGTAAAAGAAGAAATGGGTATGGAATAA